One window from the genome of Oryza glaberrima chromosome 3, OglaRS2, whole genome shotgun sequence encodes:
- the LOC127765414 gene encoding uncharacterized protein LOC127765414 — MLGLRGLVAASPVTAPRRRGRCSAATAATSAPEKTAGHVGRLPLAIVPAAAASLSLVLWSSPVHAGIMSGFKGMESVPGPDLPRVEFLEKWNAENQKKYAEFDSRFKSSQVLKDLLEKSKQNKLKNEREIQDKYCLRGAEWGVGDCSTEGMSDQEKEDFIAELKKRTGQE, encoded by the exons ATGCTTGGCCTccgcggcctcgtcgccgcgtCACCTGTCACCGCGCCGCGGCGTAGGGGGCGGTGCAGTGCCGCGaccgcggcgacgtcggcgccggagaagacggCTGGCCACGTCGGCCGGCTTCCACTGGCCATCGTCccagcggccgccgcctcgctctcACTTGTCCTCTGGTCCAGTCCAG TACATGCTGGCATCATGTCAGGGTTCAAAGGGATGGAATCGGTTCCAGGCCCAGATCTGCCACGAGTGGAGTTCTTGGAAAAATGGAATG CGGAGAACCAGAAGAAGTACGCCGAGTTCGACTCCAGGTTCAAGTCTTCCCAAGTGCTCAAGGATCTGCTCGAGAAGTCCAAGCAGAACAAACTGAA GAATGAGAGGGAGATTCAGGATAAATACTGCCTGCGTGGCGCCGAGTGGGGCGTCGGGGACTGCTCGACGGAGGGGATGTCGGACCAGGAGAAGGAGGATTTCATCGCAGAGCTGAAGAAAAGAACTGGACAAGAGTGA